The genomic segment AGCCTGAACTTTTGATACAAGCTTTATTAGTGCAAAATTTTCTGCCCTACCAATATTATTTTGCTCGACCAGAATACTTTGTTTAGTGCCTATCAGAGATTGATAAAAACTACTCATCATTTCTTTATTCATTTCTCTTAAGTTTCTTACCCGTTCTCGACGCACGTTTTCTGGCACTTGTGGCATTCGCGCAGCAGGTGTATTTTTCCGCTTTGAGTATGGAAAGGCGTGTAGGTAAACTATATTCGCTGCCTTTAGTAGATCGACTGTATCCTGAAACATTTCATCAGTTTCTGTCGGAAATCCAGCAATAATATCAGCACCAAATGTTATATTAGGCCTCAAGCTTTTCACTTTATGACAAAATTCTATCACTTGCTCTCTGTTGTGACGACGCTTCATCCTTTTTAAGATTAAATTATTACCAGATTGTAAACTTAAGTGTAAATGTGGCATAAGTCTTGACTCATTAACTATTAAATCCATTAATTTGTCATCGATTTCAGCAACATCAATAGAAGAGAGTCTAAGTCTTTCCAATTCTGGTACATCCTTTAAGACTCTTCTGATCATTGAACCAAGTGAAGGTTTACCAAATAAATCTGCACCAAAATCGGTAATATCAACTCCCGTAAACACCACTTCCTGATAACCGTTTGCTACAAAAATCTTGATTTGCTCAATAATATTGTTTATTGGTACGGATCGGTTGTTTCCTCTTGCTTCAGTAATTGAACAAAATGTACAGCTATGATTACAGCCATTTTGTACTTCAATAAATGCTCTTGATCTATCCTCAAATTTATTAATTAGAGCAGTGCTTGCGCTATCACTGACTAACATTTTATTGTTGCCTAACAAATAATTTTCAGCTTTGAGCTTATCTTGATTGCCCAATACTTTACTTACACCTGGAATACTGCTATACGATTTAGGATCTAATTGAACGGCACAGCCAACCACAATAATTTCTTTATTTGGGTCATGTTTATGAATCTTACGTATTTTTTGCTTTACTTGGCGTTCTGCTTCATTTGTTACTGCACAACTGTGTACTACAATAACATTTTCTCTTTCCGCTTTTCTTAATGCTTCTTTGATTAACTCACTTTCGTAAAAATTTAGGCGACAACCAAATGTTACCACTTCATTCATACTAGACTTCAATAGACTTTACAATTTAATCATTATATCGAACATCCAAATAAAGTCATTAAGTCTCTTAACCACAACACTTCCACTCTCTATGGTAAGCAGCCCGTATTAATCCTCTAAATGAGCTTTATTTATAACCTTTGGCACTACAAAGTATCCATGCTCAGATTCCGTGTTGGACAATATTTCTTCTTTAATATTCTGAGAGTTGACAATGTCATCGTGTACGTGAATGTCCTTATCTATACTACCATAACGTATAGGAAAGACGCCTTCAGTGTTAACTTGTAATAAAATATCATGTATCCAATCTAACATCGTTAGTTCTTTGGAGTAGTGCTCAATTTCGTCATTTGATAACTTAATTCTTACAAGTTGTGCAATTTTAAGCATTTCTTCCTTGGTAATCGTTACTTTTCTTTTGTTTACGAACTCTATCAGCGAAGTGATGACGTCTTCTGTTGACTTAGCTGGCATCTTTACCTCCTTGAATGAAGTGAGTCAAAATATCTACGACCGAAACAACTTCTATTTTATCAGTTTTTTCAAATTTGTGAAGTACGGTATCCGTAATCACTAGTTTATCTAAGGAAGAAGAAGAGATTTTCTCAACTGCGTTGCCTGAAAGTACTCCATGTGTTATGTATGAAATTACAGACTTCGCTCCGTGACTTTTCAAAGCAAGAGCTGCATTACATAGCGTTCCACCAGAATCAACTATATCATCAACAATGATACAATTTTTATCTGCAACTTCCCCTATTATATTCATTACCTGAGATGTACCTGCTTTTTCTCTATATTTATCTACTACGACAATTTTATCACTCAATTCCATTTTATACTTTTTCTCTAAAACCTTCGCAAAAGCACGTGCTCTCCTAACTGCTCCAATATCAGGTGCAACAATTGTTAAATTCTCCGTGCATATGGAGTCAGCAAATACTTCAAAGCAGCTTAAATTAGTTATCGGTACATCGAAAAATCCTTCAATTTGACTTGAATGCAAATCAATAACTGCAACGCTATTTGCACCTGCAGCTTGAATGAGACTTGCGGCTAATTTCGCGCCCAAAGCGGATTGCGTATTATTGTTTTTAATGATCCTATCTTGCCTACTGTATCCATAATAAGGGATAATTGTTGTTATTTTTTTAGTTCCCAGCCTCTTTACTGCATCAATTGTGAGCAGAAGCTCCATAAGATTGTCATTGGCAGGAGGGGCAATGGACTGCAATATGTATACCTCTTGGTTATAAAGATCACTTGCTATCTCCACATTTATCTCACCATCAGCAAATTTTGATATTTGCGCGGAATATGGCTGGATATTCAATTTATTAGCTATGGATTTTCCTAATTCTTTACTAGCATTACCTATTATTATCTTCATAATGTATCAACTAAGATTGCAAGATTATACAGGAATTATGGAATTATTGAAATTAAGTTTCTTTATTCTCACATTCTTGTCAGCGAATTAGCGCACAGCTACCGATTATTCCAGCACATGACGCTGGCAATAGAAACTAAAAAAGTTACTTGACAAACCTCGTCCACTCCATTATTATAGTAGTGAGATTTGTCTTTGATCTGCAGATTTCATGACCAAATTCAGTAAAAAAGTTAAGGTATCTTTTGGCGGATTATATAAAATTATTGGGGCTGCGTGTCTTTTAAATTTTTTCTACATTCAGCCAAATCGCGCTTAAATCAAGCGTCAGCACATTATTATTAGCGCCAATTTACAGAATAGAGAGTAAAACTAGCACTACGGGGTTTCTTTTGCCTTTTTCACTATTTAGTAAATTTCTTAATATTTATAAATCTATAACCTTTCTATCTGCTCCAAACATAAAAATGTTGAATATTTCCTCAGAATTGTGTATAATTATTAACGTCTTATAGATTTATTCGCTATGGCCATCTCTAAGTTTCTCGATCCGAAGAACGATATAGCCTTTCGACGCATCTTTGGTACAGAAAAAAATAAAGATATCCTTATTCACTTTCTCAATGATATCTTGGACTTTGCTGGCAAAGATGAAATAAAAGAAATAGAATTCCTCAGCACTATCATGGATGCTGAAATTGCCTCTAAAAAACAAAGTATCGTTGATGTTCTTTGTAGAGATGAAAATGGGGTGCAAGTGATCGTCGAAATGCAAGTTGCTAAAACTAAAGGTTTTGAGAAACGTGCCCAATACTATGCTGCTAAAGCTTATTCAAGACAGGCTGATAAGGGTGAGCAATATCAAGATCTCAAAGAAATTATCTTTATTGCTATAGCAGATTGTATCCTGTTTCCAGACAAGTCCGAATATAAATCAAAACACACTATTCGGGATGAAAATACTAATGCGCACGATTTAAAAGACTTTTATTTTACGTTTATTGAATTGCCAAAATTTCCCAAAACAAAGGAAGATCAATTAGAAAATATAGTTGAAAAATGGATTTACTTCTTTAAATATGCAGATGAAACTAGTGAAATGGAGTTGGAAAAAATAATAGGAAGTGATGCAATAATTGAAAAAGCATATGAAGAGCTAAACAGGTTCAACTGGTCAGAAAAAGAATTTATAGCTTACGAACAAGAAATCAAGCGCATTCGCGATGAAAAAGCTGTCCTCGCCCAAAAACTCGATGACGCTACTGAAAAAGGCAGACACGAAGGTAGGAAAGAAGGTAGAGAAGAGGGCATCAAAATTGGTGAGGAGAAGGGTATTCAAATCGGTCAAGAACGCGGCAGACACGAAGGTAGAGAAGAAGGCATCAAAATTGGTGAGGAGATGGGTATTCAAATCGGTCAAGAACGTGGCAGAGCGGAAGGGAGAAAAGAAAGGGATATTGAAGTTGCAAAAAACCTACTCAAGGCTGGTATTTCCATTGATATTATCTCACAAACAACCGATCTCTCTAAAGCTGAAATAATACAACTTCAGGAAGATAGCGCCCTGTGAATGTTCAAAAAAGTGTGTCAAGCCGAATTTTTCAATTCAATTTGATTTTCAATCTACCAGAAAAGAAAATATCAAGTTAAGAAGGCCCGATTAAACAGAGCCTAGAATTTGTTCTCAATTTCTTTCTTTCGGTAGTTCCTTTTGCCTTTTTCATCATTTAGTAAATTTCTTAAATATTTGTAACTGAGATCCCGCTGCGGCTGAAATAACAGCAGCGCTTCTTATGATCAGTGTCTGGCCTCCGGGTAGGCTCAAATTGCAATAGTTGTGTGGTAGCTACTTAGCTATATTGAAATAACATATGAAAAAGCAACAGCCCAGC from the Candidatus Wolbachia massiliensis genome contains:
- the mtaB gene encoding tRNA (N(6)-L-threonylcarbamoyladenosine(37)-C(2))-methylthiotransferase MtaB, giving the protein MNEVVTFGCRLNFYESELIKEALRKAERENVIVVHSCAVTNEAERQVKQKIRKIHKHDPNKEIIVVGCAVQLDPKSYSSIPGVSKVLGNQDKLKAENYLLGNNKMLVSDSASTALINKFEDRSRAFIEVQNGCNHSCTFCSITEARGNNRSVPINNIIEQIKIFVANGYQEVVFTGVDITDFGADLFGKPSLGSMIRRVLKDVPELERLRLSSIDVAEIDDKLMDLIVNESRLMPHLHLSLQSGNNLILKRMKRRHNREQVIEFCHKVKSLRPNITFGADIIAGFPTETDEMFQDTVDLLKAANIVYLHAFPYSKRKNTPAARMPQVPENVRRERVRNLREMNKEMMSSFYQSLIGTKQSILVEQNNIGRAENFALIKLVSKVQAKSIVKANVIGTESGYLIGSVFS
- a CDS encoding aspartyl/glutamyl-tRNA amidotransferase subunit C gives rise to the protein MPAKSTEDVITSLIEFVNKRKVTITKEEMLKIAQLVRIKLSNDEIEHYSKELTMLDWIHDILLQVNTEGVFPIRYGSIDKDIHVHDDIVNSQNIKEEILSNTESEHGYFVVPKVINKAHLED
- a CDS encoding ribose-phosphate diphosphokinase, with the protein product MKIIIGNASKELGKSIANKLNIQPYSAQISKFADGEINVEIASDLYNQEVYILQSIAPPANDNLMELLLTIDAVKRLGTKKITTIIPYYGYSRQDRIIKNNNTQSALGAKLAASLIQAAGANSVAVIDLHSSQIEGFFDVPITNLSCFEVFADSICTENLTIVAPDIGAVRRARAFAKVLEKKYKMELSDKIVVVDKYREKAGTSQVMNIIGEVADKNCIIVDDIVDSGGTLCNAALALKSHGAKSVISYITHGVLSGNAVEKISSSSLDKLVITDTVLHKFEKTDKIEVVSVVDILTHFIQGGKDAS
- a CDS encoding Rpn family recombination-promoting nuclease/putative transposase, which produces MAISKFLDPKNDIAFRRIFGTEKNKDILIHFLNDILDFAGKDEIKEIEFLSTIMDAEIASKKQSIVDVLCRDENGVQVIVEMQVAKTKGFEKRAQYYAAKAYSRQADKGEQYQDLKEIIFIAIADCILFPDKSEYKSKHTIRDENTNAHDLKDFYFTFIELPKFPKTKEDQLENIVEKWIYFFKYADETSEMELEKIIGSDAIIEKAYEELNRFNWSEKEFIAYEQEIKRIRDEKAVLAQKLDDATEKGRHEGRKEGREEGIKIGEEKGIQIGQERGRHEGREEGIKIGEEMGIQIGQERGRAEGRKERDIEVAKNLLKAGISIDIISQTTDLSKAEIIQLQEDSAL